The Pseudomonas allokribbensis genome has a window encoding:
- a CDS encoding threonine dehydratase — protein MHTFTREDIEHAARQVYQVMPATAQYRWPLLAERLGCTVWVKHENHTPTGAFKVRGGITFMHWLRREHPNVKGIVSATRGNHGQSLALAAQAVGLKALIVVPQGNSLEKNNAMRGFGGEVVEYGRDFDEAREEAARLALEHGLYLVPPFHTELVKGVATYALELFSAAPDLHTVYVPIGCGSGICGVIAARDALGLDTQVVGVVSTEAAAAKLSFEAKTICETASANTFADGLAVRKPIAEAFDIYGAGATRIVAVSEDEIAEAMRVYYTDTHNLAEGAGAAALAALIQERERMQGKKVGVILSGGNIDRSVYARVIG, from the coding sequence ATGCACACATTCACTCGCGAAGACATCGAACACGCTGCCCGCCAGGTTTACCAGGTGATGCCGGCCACCGCTCAGTATCGCTGGCCGTTGCTGGCCGAGCGGCTGGGCTGCACGGTGTGGGTCAAGCACGAAAACCACACGCCGACCGGCGCGTTCAAGGTGCGCGGCGGCATCACCTTCATGCACTGGCTGCGGCGTGAACATCCCAACGTCAAAGGCATTGTCTCTGCGACGCGCGGCAATCACGGCCAAAGCCTGGCGCTGGCGGCGCAAGCGGTAGGGCTGAAGGCATTGATTGTGGTGCCGCAGGGCAATTCGCTGGAAAAGAACAACGCCATGCGCGGCTTTGGCGGCGAAGTGGTCGAGTACGGGCGTGATTTCGATGAGGCCCGTGAGGAAGCAGCACGTCTGGCGCTGGAACACGGGCTCTATCTGGTACCGCCATTCCACACCGAACTGGTCAAGGGCGTGGCGACCTACGCGCTGGAACTGTTCAGTGCGGCGCCGGATCTGCACACCGTCTACGTGCCGATCGGTTGCGGCTCAGGTATCTGTGGCGTGATCGCCGCGCGTGATGCGCTGGGTCTGGACACCCAGGTGGTGGGCGTGGTGTCCACGGAAGCGGCCGCCGCCAAGTTGTCCTTCGAGGCGAAAACGATCTGCGAGACCGCCTCCGCCAATACCTTTGCCGACGGCCTGGCCGTACGCAAACCGATTGCTGAAGCGTTCGATATCTACGGCGCCGGCGCAACAAGGATCGTCGCGGTCAGCGAGGACGAAATCGCCGAGGCGATGCGCGTGTATTACACCGACACCCACAACCTCGCCGAAGGTGCCGGCGCGGCTGCGTTGGCGGCACTCATTCAAGAGCGGGAAAGGATGCAGGGCAAAAAGGTCGGGGTGATCCTGTCGGGCGGGAACATCGACCGGTCGGTGTATGCGCGGGTGATTGGTTGA
- a CDS encoding alkene reductase: MNHSSFFKPGTLGRHTLKNRIVLPPLTRQRSTQPGNVANELMAEYYQQRAGAGLLVTEGTQIEPRGQGYAWTPGIHTPEQIAGWRKVTEAVHAREGVIFAQLWHVGRVSHTALQPDGAAPVSASAVATDRVSVFIETAPGAGALVPPSAPRALTTDEVQELVQLYIQAARNAMEAGFDGIELHCANGYLVNQFISAHSNLRTDQYGGSLHNRLRFLREVVSGVAECIGREKVGVRFAPLFTTTDEARTYLGMVEEDPHTTYIEAIKVLQDVGIAYLSIAEADWDDAPAMPLTFRQAVRETFSGAIIYAGRYTAETGAQLLDSGLADFVAFGRPFMANPDLPARIANDWPLNSLNPATVYGGHAEGYVDYPEYA, from the coding sequence ATGAATCACAGCAGTTTCTTCAAACCCGGCACTTTGGGTCGTCACACCCTGAAAAACCGCATTGTCCTGCCGCCCCTCACCCGCCAGCGCAGCACACAGCCGGGCAACGTTGCCAATGAGTTGATGGCCGAGTATTACCAGCAGCGCGCGGGCGCCGGTCTGCTGGTGACCGAGGGCACCCAGATCGAACCCCGGGGCCAGGGTTACGCCTGGACACCGGGCATTCACACACCCGAGCAGATTGCCGGGTGGCGCAAAGTCACTGAAGCAGTGCACGCCAGAGAGGGCGTGATCTTCGCCCAGCTCTGGCATGTGGGGCGCGTGTCCCACACAGCTCTGCAACCCGACGGTGCCGCACCGGTTTCGGCCTCTGCGGTGGCCACCGACCGGGTCAGCGTGTTCATCGAAACCGCGCCTGGCGCTGGCGCCCTGGTGCCACCGTCCGCCCCTCGCGCACTGACCACCGATGAAGTGCAGGAACTGGTTCAGCTGTACATTCAGGCGGCGCGCAATGCCATGGAGGCAGGTTTCGACGGGATCGAACTGCACTGCGCCAACGGCTATCTGGTGAACCAGTTCATCTCGGCCCACAGTAATCTGCGCACCGACCAGTACGGCGGCTCGCTGCACAACCGCCTGCGCTTTTTGCGTGAAGTGGTGTCCGGTGTTGCCGAGTGCATCGGTCGTGAAAAAGTCGGTGTGCGTTTCGCCCCGCTGTTCACCACCACCGACGAAGCGCGTACCTACCTGGGCATGGTCGAGGAAGATCCGCACACCACTTACATCGAAGCGATCAAGGTGCTGCAGGACGTGGGCATCGCCTACCTGTCCATCGCCGAAGCCGACTGGGACGATGCCCCGGCGATGCCACTCACGTTCCGCCAGGCAGTGCGCGAAACCTTCAGCGGCGCGATCATTTACGCCGGGCGCTACACCGCAGAAACCGGTGCGCAGTTGCTCGATTCCGGGCTGGCGGACTTCGTGGCCTTCGGTCGTCCGTTCATGGCCAACCCGGATCTGCCTGCGCGCATCGCCAATGACTGGCCGCTGAATTCACTGAATCCGGCCACGGTCTACGGTGGTCATGCCGAAGGGTATGTGGACTACCCCGAGTACGCGTGA
- a CDS encoding class I SAM-dependent methyltransferase gives MSNAWNEGYFTDEGYTYGYSREINPVFQRYCLLLRGFATLESTDGYHCELGFGQGVSINIHAAGNPGGYVGTDFHPGQAAHAIALATDWGSDARLYDDSFEQLLARHDLPQFDSISLHGIWTWVSRDNHKLIVEFVRRHLKPGGHVYISYNCFPGWSPLAPLRQLFSLHDRFATQTSARPDQRIDAALQFSEALLAANPNYANSAPNLDAKLQSIKGQNRQYVAHEYFNRDWNCMYFTDVVDALAPAKLDYATTAVPLDSVDPLNLSAEGMDFLESIEHPIMREQARDYFVNQNFRRDLYIRGANKLSTSEHRERMLSTRFALLQLADSVAGSVTGPAGSATLQAEIYGPVLDALADDAYVPKTLRHLLEASPSLSYGDLVQAINVLIGMGAVAPCQSETAEKLVQTTCNTLNLQLCRRSLFDHKIQVLASPVTGGGVTVSRFQQLFLISIKQGKKHPAEWALLAWGIIGGQGEGLLKDGKALTTAEENIAELTEQAEAFAEQSLVILKALKIV, from the coding sequence ATGAGCAATGCCTGGAACGAAGGTTATTTCACGGACGAGGGCTACACCTACGGGTATAGCCGGGAGATCAATCCGGTTTTCCAGCGTTATTGTTTGTTGCTGCGCGGTTTTGCCACGCTGGAGAGTACCGACGGTTATCACTGCGAATTGGGTTTTGGCCAGGGTGTCTCGATCAATATCCATGCGGCAGGCAATCCGGGCGGCTACGTCGGCACGGATTTCCATCCCGGGCAGGCAGCCCATGCCATTGCGCTGGCAACCGACTGGGGCAGTGATGCCCGGCTGTATGACGACAGCTTCGAGCAACTGCTGGCTCGCCATGACCTGCCACAGTTCGACAGTATCAGCCTGCACGGCATCTGGACCTGGGTCAGTCGTGACAATCACAAGTTGATCGTCGAGTTTGTCCGTCGTCATCTCAAGCCGGGCGGTCATGTGTACATCAGCTACAACTGCTTCCCGGGCTGGTCGCCGCTGGCGCCGTTGCGTCAGTTGTTCAGCCTGCATGACCGCTTTGCCACGCAAACTTCTGCTCGCCCGGATCAGCGGATCGATGCCGCGCTGCAATTCTCCGAAGCCCTGCTGGCCGCCAACCCCAACTATGCCAACTCGGCGCCGAATCTGGACGCCAAGCTCCAGAGCATCAAAGGCCAGAATCGCCAGTACGTCGCCCATGAGTATTTCAACCGTGACTGGAATTGCATGTACTTCACCGACGTGGTCGATGCCCTGGCACCTGCCAAACTCGATTACGCCACAACCGCCGTGCCGCTGGACTCGGTGGACCCGCTCAACCTGAGCGCCGAAGGCATGGACTTTCTGGAAAGCATCGAGCATCCGATCATGCGCGAGCAAGCGCGCGATTACTTCGTCAATCAAAACTTCCGCCGGGACCTTTACATCCGCGGCGCGAACAAGCTGTCCACCAGCGAGCACCGCGAACGCATGCTCAGTACCCGCTTTGCCCTGTTGCAACTGGCCGACAGCGTAGCGGGCAGCGTCACCGGGCCCGCAGGCTCAGCCACGTTGCAGGCGGAAATTTACGGCCCGGTGCTGGATGCGCTGGCGGACGACGCGTATGTACCGAAAACCTTGCGCCACTTGCTGGAAGCCTCGCCTTCATTGAGTTATGGCGATCTGGTGCAGGCGATCAACGTGTTGATCGGTATGGGCGCCGTGGCGCCATGCCAGAGTGAAACGGCCGAGAAACTGGTGCAGACAACCTGCAACACCCTCAATCTGCAACTGTGCAGACGCTCGCTGTTCGATCACAAGATCCAGGTCCTGGCCAGCCCGGTGACCGGTGGTGGCGTGACGGTCAGTCGCTTCCAGCAACTGTTCCTGATATCGATCAAACAAGGCAAAAAGCACCCGGCCGAGTGGGCGCTTCTGGCGTGGGGCATCATCGGCGGCCAGGGTGAAGGCTTGCTCAAGGACGGCAAGGCGCTCACGACTGCCGAAGAAAACATTGCCGAACTGACCGAGCAGGCCGAGGCATTTGCCGAGCAATCGCTGGTCATTCTCAAGGCCCTGAAAATCGTCTAG
- a CDS encoding type 1 glutamine amidotransferase domain-containing protein → MKILMVLTSHDQLGNTGKKTGFWLEEFAAPYYAFKDAGADITLVSPAGGQPPLDPKSDEPDAQTAETDRFRKDPIAQQALANTGRLADVSAEDFDAVFYPGGHGPLWDLAEDKHSIALIEAFARSNKPHGFVCHAPGVLRHVLGAEGKPLVKDRDVTGFTNSEEAAVGLTDVVPFLVEDDFQRLGARYSKVADWQVHVVTDGKLVTGQNPASSAAVAEKLLKLLG, encoded by the coding sequence ATGAAAATCTTGATGGTTCTGACTTCCCACGATCAACTCGGCAACACCGGCAAGAAAACCGGCTTCTGGCTCGAAGAGTTCGCCGCGCCCTACTACGCCTTCAAGGACGCCGGCGCCGATATCACGCTGGTTTCCCCTGCCGGCGGCCAGCCACCGCTTGATCCGAAAAGCGACGAACCCGACGCACAGACCGCCGAGACCGATCGATTCCGCAAGGATCCGATCGCCCAACAGGCGCTCGCAAACACCGGACGCCTGGCCGATGTCAGCGCCGAGGATTTCGATGCCGTGTTTTATCCAGGTGGCCACGGCCCGCTCTGGGATCTGGCCGAAGACAAGCATTCGATTGCCCTGATCGAAGCTTTCGCCCGCAGCAACAAGCCTCATGGTTTCGTCTGCCATGCCCCGGGTGTGCTGCGGCATGTGCTCGGCGCCGAGGGCAAACCCTTGGTCAAGGATCGTGACGTCACCGGCTTCACCAACTCTGAAGAAGCGGCGGTCGGTCTGACGGATGTGGTGCCGTTCCTGGTCGAAGACGATTTCCAGCGCCTCGGCGCTCGTTATTCCAAGGTCGCCGACTGGCAGGTACACGTAGTGACCGACGGGAAACTGGTCACCGGCCAGAACCCAGCCAGCTCCGCCGCTGTCGCCGAGAAACTGTTGAAGCTGCTCGGCTGA
- a CDS encoding TetR/AcrR family transcriptional regulator codes for MKPTYDDTRQHLLDTGHRMMAEKGFTSVGLNEILQTAGVPKGSFYHYFKSKELYGQALLEDYFVGYLADMERRLTLPSLNARERLMDYWQGWQDRCTLEGHGDECLVVKLSAEVADLSEAMRLTLRDGAERVVARITTCIEQGQADQCLPDGDARQLAETLYQLWLGASLLNKLQRTGQSLATSMATTKRLLGV; via the coding sequence ATGAAACCGACCTACGACGACACCCGCCAACACCTGCTCGACACCGGCCACCGGATGATGGCCGAGAAAGGTTTCACCAGTGTCGGCCTGAACGAGATCCTGCAAACCGCTGGCGTCCCCAAAGGGTCGTTCTATCACTACTTCAAATCCAAAGAGCTGTATGGCCAGGCGCTGCTCGAGGACTACTTTGTCGGTTACCTCGCCGACATGGAGCGGCGCCTGACGCTGCCCAGTCTGAATGCCCGCGAGCGACTGATGGATTACTGGCAGGGCTGGCAGGACCGCTGCACGCTGGAAGGGCACGGTGACGAGTGTCTGGTGGTGAAGCTCAGTGCCGAGGTGGCCGATCTGTCCGAGGCCATGCGCCTCACCTTGCGCGATGGCGCCGAGCGCGTGGTGGCTCGCATCACCACTTGCATCGAGCAGGGCCAGGCCGATCAATGCCTGCCCGACGGCGATGCCCGGCAACTGGCGGAAACCCTGTATCAGCTTTGGCTGGGTGCCAGCCTTTTGAACAAGTTGCAACGGACGGGACAATCGTTGGCTACATCGATGGCGACCACGAAGCGGCTCTTGGGCGTCTGA
- a CDS encoding YtcA family lipoprotein, which yields MPSSDSVRLALIPVVLLLSGCSTSPSLVLFGAAFPDWLFCIVGGVLATTAIHVILGRYSLRERISPLALSYPALTGLLAMLLWLVVFHG from the coding sequence ATGCCTTCATCCGATTCCGTCAGGCTGGCACTGATACCTGTCGTTCTACTGCTCAGTGGATGCTCCACGTCCCCCTCGCTTGTACTGTTTGGTGCGGCTTTTCCTGACTGGCTGTTCTGCATTGTCGGCGGCGTTCTGGCGACCACGGCGATCCACGTGATCCTGGGCAGATATTCGCTGCGCGAACGCATTTCTCCTCTGGCACTGAGTTACCCGGCGCTGACCGGACTCCTGGCGATGCTGTTGTGGCTCGTCGTCTTCCACGGATGA
- a CDS encoding PucR family transcriptional regulator: protein MTPIPTLSARLATITREFANTPSLLTAKINSQLNGMAGYKDLTPEARKDLENSLSYTARLWCETLLTGEGLSQDTRRTLKEIGCRRVHQGVPLQSLMRGFSLGVREIWSGYLELARDDDALSKELLLQISGYMFDFFDDIAEEVVQAYLEEQIQKVRWREHLHQRLYHFLLHSPQDTEGFEDTLSALGLDASTPRVALALELPLRPVQPLQREDEFDRLTLQVSRHLKIPVKELIRVWYRDKLVIWLPGIKGETLTQCDQRMVESAASLPALLPQLRGVGIGLLNQGIAGWISTAEEAIKAIDLFPFNGAEQLVRRYSSVLIEDSVRSNDNTLRYLISLIEQLSHEPDLLLTLEAFFSSGRHRAQTAKTLGIHPNTLNYRTGRIENLLGADLNDINWVSRLDTALKLRRFSISKVREG, encoded by the coding sequence ATGACGCCCATTCCCACCCTCAGCGCTCGACTTGCAACGATCACCCGCGAGTTTGCGAACACCCCTTCCCTGCTCACCGCGAAGATCAACAGCCAGCTCAACGGGATGGCGGGCTACAAGGACCTCACGCCCGAAGCCCGCAAGGATCTGGAAAACTCCCTGAGCTACACCGCGCGCCTGTGGTGCGAAACGCTGCTGACCGGCGAGGGCTTGTCGCAGGACACTCGTCGTACGCTGAAGGAGATCGGTTGCCGGCGGGTCCATCAGGGCGTGCCCCTGCAATCGCTGATGCGCGGCTTCAGTCTGGGGGTGCGTGAAATCTGGAGCGGCTACCTGGAACTCGCCAGAGACGACGATGCATTAAGCAAAGAGTTGTTGTTGCAGATTTCCGGCTACATGTTCGACTTCTTCGACGATATTGCCGAAGAAGTGGTCCAGGCGTATCTGGAAGAACAGATTCAGAAAGTCCGCTGGAGGGAACACCTGCACCAACGCCTTTATCACTTCCTGCTGCATTCGCCGCAGGATACCGAGGGATTTGAGGACACCCTGTCGGCACTCGGCCTGGACGCCAGCACGCCCCGCGTGGCGCTCGCACTGGAACTGCCCTTGCGCCCTGTCCAGCCATTGCAGCGCGAAGACGAATTCGACCGCCTGACCCTGCAGGTTTCCCGGCACCTGAAGATTCCCGTCAAGGAACTGATCCGCGTCTGGTACCGCGACAAACTGGTGATCTGGCTGCCGGGCATCAAAGGTGAAACCCTGACCCAATGCGACCAGCGAATGGTCGAAAGCGCCGCGTCACTGCCCGCGCTCCTGCCCCAACTGCGGGGCGTGGGTATCGGTCTGTTGAACCAAGGTATTGCCGGCTGGATCAGTACGGCAGAAGAAGCGATCAAGGCGATCGACCTCTTCCCTTTCAACGGGGCCGAGCAACTCGTCAGACGCTATTCCAGCGTACTGATCGAAGACAGCGTGCGCAGCAACGACAACACCCTCAGGTACCTGATTTCGCTCATCGAACAGCTCAGCCATGAACCCGACCTCCTGCTGACGCTGGAGGCGTTCTTCTCAAGTGGCCGTCACCGTGCCCAGACCGCCAAAACCCTCGGCATCCACCCGAACACCCTCAATTACCGGACGGGACGCATCGAGAACCTGCTGGGCGCGGATCTCAATGACATCAACTGGGTGAGCCGACTGGACACGGCGCTGAAGTTGCGCCGGTTTTCGATCAGCAAGGTGCGGGAGGGTTAG
- a CDS encoding sensor domain-containing diguanylate cyclase, which produces MKRDTHLVMLLLLMIGCSLASLTIWKVLGSRERALDEVNVHGLNLTQALATYSEGIVRQSSLLLLGLVERLETEGSGPAQIERLNALVNRQQPLMPQLSGITVYDNRGHWLMSSNRPIPAGVNSSDRDYFIHHRDDPSREPFIGPPIRSRSNQEWVITVSRRFNDARGEFAGVVAVTLGVENFLRLFGKLDVGQDGAIGLSYTDGTLLVRYPFREQDMGRNFSKSPIYAKYLVDQSVGTASFTSSLDGVERLYAFRKSEKLPLITTVALGKREALAAWRLEALLSIVVVASLLGLTGVIGWFLILDIRRRTQVEGELRLTQQQLLGSNRQLELLAMKDALTGLANRRCFDETLAMEARRAQRDGVSLALLMIDIDYFKLFNDSQGHVAGDACLQRVGKVLEACVRRPSDLVARYGGEEMAIIMPDTDGEGAAVVAQLILERLTQAHIAHPASPFGRVTVSIGVTAAAGPQLAVVQALIEKADQALYQAKTTGRNRMARKAPGDSSRSPLPV; this is translated from the coding sequence GTGAAGCGTGATACCCACCTCGTGATGCTGTTGCTGTTGATGATCGGCTGCTCCCTGGCGTCGCTGACCATCTGGAAGGTGCTGGGCTCTCGGGAGCGCGCACTGGACGAGGTGAACGTCCACGGGTTGAACCTGACCCAGGCGCTGGCGACCTATTCCGAAGGCATCGTCCGGCAGAGCTCGCTGCTCTTGCTCGGGCTCGTCGAGCGTCTGGAAACCGAGGGCAGCGGCCCCGCGCAGATCGAACGGTTGAATGCGCTGGTCAACCGTCAGCAGCCGCTGATGCCGCAGCTCAGTGGCATCACCGTTTACGATAATCGCGGCCACTGGCTGATGTCTTCCAACCGACCGATTCCGGCCGGGGTCAACAGCAGTGACCGGGACTATTTCATCCATCACCGTGACGATCCTTCCCGCGAGCCCTTCATCGGCCCGCCCATCCGTAGCCGCTCGAATCAGGAGTGGGTGATTACCGTCAGCCGCCGCTTCAATGACGCGCGCGGAGAGTTCGCCGGCGTGGTGGCGGTCACCCTGGGGGTCGAGAACTTCCTGCGACTGTTCGGCAAGCTCGACGTGGGGCAGGACGGCGCCATCGGTCTGTCCTACACCGACGGTACGCTGCTGGTGCGATATCCCTTTCGCGAACAGGACATGGGGCGCAATTTCTCCAAGTCGCCCATATATGCGAAGTACCTGGTGGACCAATCGGTGGGCACCGCTTCCTTCACTTCCAGCCTCGACGGGGTGGAGCGGCTCTACGCGTTTCGCAAGAGTGAAAAGCTGCCGCTGATCACCACGGTCGCGCTCGGCAAGCGCGAAGCATTGGCGGCGTGGCGACTGGAGGCGCTGCTGTCGATTGTGGTGGTCGCATCGTTGCTGGGGCTCACTGGCGTGATCGGCTGGTTTCTCATTCTCGATATACGTCGGCGGACTCAGGTGGAAGGGGAGTTGCGGCTCACTCAACAACAGTTGCTCGGATCAAACCGGCAGCTGGAGTTGCTGGCGATGAAGGATGCGCTGACCGGCCTCGCCAATCGCCGCTGTTTCGATGAAACATTGGCCATGGAAGCGCGCCGGGCTCAGCGGGACGGGGTTTCGCTGGCCTTGCTGATGATTGATATCGACTACTTCAAGCTGTTCAACGATTCCCAGGGGCATGTTGCCGGCGACGCCTGCCTGCAACGGGTGGGGAAAGTGCTTGAGGCCTGTGTGCGGCGACCGTCGGATCTGGTGGCGCGCTATGGCGGGGAAGAGATGGCGATCATCATGCCCGACACCGATGGCGAGGGGGCGGCGGTCGTGGCGCAACTGATTCTGGAGCGACTGACGCAAGCGCACATTGCTCATCCGGCGAGCCCGTTCGGTCGGGTGACGGTCAGTATCGGCGTCACCGCGGCGGCCGGTCCGCAACTGGCAGTGGTACAAGCGCTGATCGAGAAGGCGGATCAGGCGCTGTACCAGGCGAAGACCACAGGGCGGAACCGGATGGCAAGGAAAGCTCCCGGCGACAGTTCCCGTTCACCACTGCCAGTGTGA
- a CDS encoding helix-turn-helix transcriptional regulator, producing MALMSHRNRQQPAVVPEPVRRIEAGPWAIELLPGAAYATRYVAAQSAIGFAFDSQRGVHAIGSDRVRPFDAMPNGLAFVPVGCDVMSESPMGGEYLRVVRTDGIALAGEQAFNNRIDPQAIDLASRMRRALLNASVDDDWESWALALAERAEGKDTPSPQGSMTGRRMRLLDEFIDAGLDGPLGLQTMAQLLELSEGYFIRAFKQATGKSPHSYLIDRRLARARALMRDSTASLSEIALACGFNSQAHMTSAFKQRLGVSPAQLRTGSRHNSFIGKKRNQW from the coding sequence ATGGCGCTCATGAGCCATCGAAACCGCCAGCAGCCAGCCGTCGTCCCCGAACCGGTGCGTCGTATCGAGGCCGGCCCGTGGGCGATCGAATTGCTGCCCGGCGCCGCCTACGCGACGCGCTATGTGGCAGCGCAGTCGGCAATCGGTTTTGCCTTCGACAGCCAGCGCGGCGTGCACGCGATCGGCAGCGACCGGGTGCGCCCCTTCGATGCCATGCCCAATGGTCTGGCGTTCGTACCCGTCGGCTGTGATGTGATGTCCGAGTCACCCATGGGCGGCGAATACCTGCGGGTGGTCCGCACCGACGGCATCGCGCTGGCAGGTGAGCAGGCGTTCAACAATCGCATCGACCCGCAGGCCATTGACCTCGCCTCGCGAATGCGCCGTGCGTTATTGAATGCCTCAGTGGACGATGACTGGGAAAGCTGGGCGCTCGCCTTGGCCGAGCGCGCCGAAGGCAAAGACACGCCGTCGCCCCAAGGCTCGATGACCGGCCGCCGAATGCGCCTGCTCGACGAGTTCATCGACGCCGGCCTCGACGGCCCGCTCGGCCTTCAAACCATGGCGCAACTGCTGGAATTGTCCGAAGGCTATTTCATTCGTGCCTTCAAGCAGGCCACCGGCAAAAGCCCCCACAGCTACCTGATCGACCGCCGCCTGGCCCGGGCTCGCGCATTGATGCGCGACTCCACGGCCAGCCTGTCGGAGATCGCCCTCGCCTGCGGCTTCAACTCTCAGGCGCACATGACCAGTGCGTTCAAACAGCGACTTGGCGTGAGTCCGGCGCAATTGCGCACAGGATCGCGTCACAATTCTTTCATCGGCAAAAAACGAAATCAGTGGTGA
- the mdtN gene encoding multidrug transporter subunit MdtN, producing the protein MNKPTVKPHSSRVPALLIVLAAFLLLGYVLWQTETRPSTDDAYVYADTIDVVPEVNGRIVEMPVRDNQLVKQGDLLIRIDARPYQDALDQARARLVTLNHQIGLTQRSVNAQQYEAASAVASVERARAQATQSNDTLQRLEKLLAKGYVSVEAVDQARTAQRSTAAELNASRLQAQRAGAAVSGVDALVAQRAEVEAQISLAELSLEFTEVRAPFDGRIASLRTTVGQFASAYKPIFTLIDTRHWYVVANFRETDLKGIKAGTSATLYLLGDTGKRFQGRVDSLSFGVLPDDGGTVIEGLPRVQRTINWVRVSQRFPVKISVQDPDPELFRIGASAVAVLRPDEPAKTGQ; encoded by the coding sequence ATGAATAAACCCACTGTAAAACCGCATTCAAGCCGTGTGCCGGCGCTGCTGATCGTGCTGGCGGCGTTTCTGTTGCTGGGTTATGTGCTCTGGCAAACCGAAACCCGACCGAGCACCGATGATGCCTACGTGTACGCCGACACCATCGATGTCGTTCCGGAAGTAAACGGCCGGATCGTCGAGATGCCGGTGCGCGACAATCAGTTGGTCAAGCAGGGCGATCTGTTGATCCGCATCGACGCACGTCCATATCAGGATGCGCTGGATCAGGCCAGGGCGCGGCTGGTTACGCTGAATCATCAGATCGGTTTGACTCAACGCAGTGTGAACGCCCAGCAATACGAGGCCGCATCGGCTGTGGCGTCGGTCGAGCGGGCGCGGGCGCAAGCCACACAGTCCAACGACACCCTTCAGCGTCTGGAGAAGTTGCTCGCCAAGGGCTACGTGTCCGTGGAAGCGGTAGACCAGGCGCGAACGGCCCAGCGTTCGACGGCTGCCGAACTCAACGCCTCCCGATTGCAGGCACAACGAGCCGGGGCTGCCGTCAGTGGTGTGGATGCGCTGGTGGCGCAGCGGGCCGAGGTCGAAGCGCAGATTTCCCTGGCCGAACTGAGCCTGGAGTTCACCGAGGTTCGCGCACCTTTCGACGGGCGTATCGCGTCCTTGCGTACCACGGTCGGTCAGTTCGCCTCGGCCTACAAACCAATCTTCACGCTGATCGATACGCGCCACTGGTACGTGGTGGCGAACTTTCGCGAGACCGATCTGAAAGGCATCAAGGCCGGCACGTCCGCCACGCTTTATCTGTTGGGTGACACCGGTAAACGGTTTCAGGGCCGGGTGGATTCGCTCAGTTTCGGTGTGCTGCCGGATGACGGCGGAACCGTCATCGAAGGCCTGCCGCGCGTCCAGCGCACCATCAACTGGGTCAGGGTTTCGCAACGTTTTCCGGTGAAGATCTCGGTGCAGGATCCCGACCCGGAGCTGTTCCGTATCGGCGCTTCTGCCGTCGCAGTGCTGCGCCCTGACGAACCGGCCAAGACCGGCCAATGA